TCAATGACATTTTTTTCTACTGCATTGAATATTAGATATAAGCAATTAAACAACGTAAAAATTCAATGTTCTATCATCATTTGCTCATGTTCCACTTGTTGGATACCTGTCTTTGATAATGGTAACCACTGCCTCTAAGGTTACCATAAACCTTAACCTTAACCTTACCATTACCTTACCTTATCTGTAACCACAAATTTAAACTTTTCTTCTTTTGGGTTAAACTGAAGACAAAAACTCATAAGTTATAAATGTATGAAGGGTAAgcaaatggtgacagaatttttTTAGGTAAGCAATCCTAACAACAATAGGACTGGAAAGTCAGAACACGATTATAATATCTAAACTTAAATACAATAAGCAAAATAATAGTTACTCTACTTACACAATCCATCCCCAACAATCTGGCCCAAAAGGTCTGTCATAGCTGAGCAGTCTGAGTTTAAACACAATGTGCTTGCCTGTTAGACAGCAGTGGACTCTGggtctctctgtgtttggacaTGAATCACATGGTACAACTGCTCAACAGTATTGCAAGCCCCCTCAATGATTTCAGGTTCCGGTTACCAAGTACAAAAGCCACAGCAGCTTCAATGAAAGACAGTAGCTCACCAATCGTTAGAAACTTTAGTTTCCATTAATCCAAGTAAATcattttatcctttatttttgaTGGATAGACACAAGTCAAAGGCATGGCAGGTTGCTATGAAATTGTATACAAAGtaaaaataacttgactaatttAGTCACAAAAGCAGAAATGCCAATGTTCCCAGCAACCAAAATGGATAAATCAGTTTCTCCAAAATTTTATTATAGATCCGATTCtccaaaataaaacttaattaggCTGTTTGTTCATTTATAGTATTTTCTGATTTTGCTCTGAGATTCTCGAATGTTTCATACAGTATTTTTCCTAAGTTGATAAAAGTTCAGTGTTCAGTGTGAAATGTGTGAAAACAGCACACATCAATGAgttatttgcaaatatttacagtcaccacaaataaattaatattaggtTATTCTAACATGTTCTTAgtacaattaatttattataataatatgatattgATTTAATTTTCTATTGCTATTAAGTATTCCAGTTTTAACTTCTTAGAAATAGAGGATTTGTTTTTAACACACAGAGCTGCTTTTTAGCAAAACatcattaaataaagaaaaatataaatgcttATGTTTAAGTTTATGTCATCAGTCACTGTCAATACTAATTCAATATTAAATTGTCTGACATTTAGGACCCTGCATTATAGATTATACTAGGTAACACTAACAATCTTTAGTCGCAAGTCacacatatggtaaaacaacaataatagtattaggcctatgtgtaggtccaTTGTTGgctaaaatgctacattttacaTAGACTTGGTATGGTGgaaggcttgggcggtattacggtattatggtataccgcgggatctaaaaatagcaatggtgtcagtttcaataccgttataccgtcaaaaaatatgaaatatcctttatttaatgcctacaaaaacgtatgtgtggttgtcattacgggacagtgtggaggagagagggaaaggaagggggagagggagggagagaagggggagagggagggggagaggtgacgtgacgaatcgcgcttcaaagtgtcctgcagtttggcagtttcgactgaacagaagggagacgtggttaatatgaacgagaggtctgcattagaactaaagatctttgcccgaacccggcgagacccgaaaaaatccaaatccctgcattaaaatccatccctgcaaaggtgaaacaaatgatgactaagtagtaaaaaaagctaattttgccggtggtcaagccagtcactagctcataaggagcggttattccagccgcaggtatttcgtggtcgctcatacactgcctattacggtagagccctaaaccgcaagctgacaggtaaaaagaagaGGCCACTcgctaaagtgaaactgctgtcatggaaaattaaatgcatgttcctgactggtagaagatgaacatacaatcctacccaaaacttgcaaaatcagccggatcagatctctgcatctcgacctgtagccgcaggaaagggtgttcagctgctggacgcaccatgagtgagagactgcgctaaagccagtggatttaataatgttcctccacaaacacacgtagcctaatcttggtgcgtaaagggtttttaaattataaataaatattaattaaaccatataataataatgtagacagagtatacagactaatggtggcattattcttttattattcagcttcaccgccgtcctaatgccagattgtgaagagaagtggagaaacacatcttgcagagcctttatcttaatttcgttattgccaaaatacccgtcatcatttagagtttattttaatttgatttgttaagcaagatttcttttcattggtgtgtaggctaatttaaaggctaagtgcatgtacctagacctatagagtgctgagatgttacgatgttacagctgtaggacttattttatttctgttccaactttcaagtggcctatagtctacgcttgttatgaataaatgatgttaaaacatataaatgactcattcttgaaaaaaaatgcattagagctgtgtgcatgagcacattttaatgtcgggctgtaaaagGGTTtaggctttataaagctgtcaatcaaaatgtacctgtcggactcgggacctatcgggtataatttttattgcccgattacagctctgcattcccgctgctgttccgcgggagccggccagatttcttacggtgtgggagtaaatttgtgaataaatcgcgggagagatgtgtgtgtgtgtgtgtgtgtgtgtgtgtgtgtgtgtgtgtgtgtatgtgtaaaagagagagagagagagagagatgctgtgcgtcgcttggctctctctctctctctctctctctctctctgaccgcgagcctaaggtcgcatagaatgtattcagtttctgaatggtttaggcttaagccaacagtttggtgacactgtctgagccttacgtcataattttttttttttacgccggtaataccggataccggggtaaagtatggaggcggtttgacggtatcaaaatttggataccgcccaagcctatatggtggacttgaacagactttaaatatgtcctgtttgttaatttacagcaaaatgatgacatcacaatacaactattcataattctgaagttgaattattatgtttgataaATATGATTGTCATTTGTCGCTGACAACGCtattagaccattttatttactgataaaatgtataaaatgaaacatttgtcattatcagattccttctcgtattatattcaacattatacaGGTTAGAGGagttatactgacccagtaaacatttatttgcattcacaacactttgtgtttgctatgaaaaaaaaacatatcaaatgcttgtcttaATCATAATTGTAAAATGGAATATtttgtttcactttcactgcagaGTGCAGCTCATATCATTGCTGTCGTCACttggagaaaaaacaaaaaaactcatgcAAATAATACTTCCAGCATGGTTCCTGATAAATGattgctctgtgcaacaaactgaacattatttacaattttattacctgttactcacagcctatgcaggttcggTTTGCAAAAGTAAACATTAAAGGCAGGTACGCGCATGTCCTCCATAAAGTTAACCTCCACTCCACAGCTGCCCTGTCCTGACCTATTCATGCATCTCTAAGGAccgagctgtcccgggagaagcttGCTAATATACAGAATTGGACTCCAGGCCTTCTGGGCGTTCAAAGCATTTGCAGACCTGGACAGATTTGTCCAGCCCATCACGTCCTTGTGCTGCAAAAAGGATTCATTCTCCCTATGAGCTATCAACTAAGGCTGAACCTGGACGGGGGCGTCCCGCgagtcacttttaacacacaaggcagggatagtttgtcccaattggaacgtagccaaggcagaacctggacgagggcatcccacgtgacacttttaacacacaagttAGGGCTAATCTGTCCCAATCGGAACGTAACCAAGGCAGAACCTGGACGCAGCAGGCATACAGCGTTGAACTAAGAAGACAGGGCTCATTTTTGTGCCTACTGAATCTACttttaccacacagataataaataaaaggaataatgaagacactgaacaccatttgaccgttaagttgtacaatatttattcaggacGATTCAGAGTCTTCTGTTTGTTCGAGCGGGCGAGCGCCCTGGCTTTTCCCCCTGGCAGGGCGCCATGGCAGCGTCCTCCTGCTGGTTCCCTCCTGGAAAAGAGACACATAAAGGGCAGTTAGCCAATGCCACACGTTCTGCTGTCCACGCCAAAGAGAATCTGATTTTTACCAGGGGAGAGACGGGAGTCTCTGTCCTCTTGCGCCCTTTCCGCGGGGGGCTTTCAGTGCCCGCTGCctccccatcctcctcctcctcctccaccaggaCCCTTTCAAAGAGTCTGCGGCGCTCGCGTGCTTGGAGAGGTCCGAGGTGAAGTGCGTAGAACTTATCTGAGGTTGAAGTGTCATGGCACATGAAttgcgccaccttgcggcgatcctCTGAAGAGTGTGCATTCTTTGCCTGCGTCGGAGAGAGACAGAAGCTTGATTAGGATCGAAGCCGCCGCTGGTAGTTACAGGGGCGTCACAATGCCTACTCACATGGGTCGCGATCGCAGTCTGTACGTCAGTAAAGGTGGGTTTGCCTGGAAGGCCCATACTGACCCAAGCAGACTGAAAGTACTTGTTCAGGGTCCGACAAGGACTGGCTCtggaagtgaaaaagaaataggTAGCCTGGCTCCCTCCGGGGAGACCAGCCCGCAGCGCCAAAAACCTGCAGAACCAGCTGTATTCCTCCCTGTTTAGGGACAGCTGCGCCGCCCCAAAGgctctgtttgttttgtgagtgGTAATCTGCCGTCAGAGAACAAGCAGTGAGTGAGAGAGCATGCTACTGGTGACACCCACCTTACTTGCGCCATACTCACGTTAATGACATAAGCAGACTCGTCGGGGCTTCTGGAGGCCTCTTCAACCTCCTGGATTGTGAGATTCTGGAAGACTCCACAGCGGTGCCCAGAGATGGAGGTTAGGTAGCCAGTCAGAAAGCCATAGAAGCGCCACTGTTGCCTAGTGCTTGGGTTGGATTCGAGGCTATCTGGTGAAGGACATTAGACAGATTAGACCACCGACGGTTCTATTTCCTCTCTGGGTCACCAACAGTTCTTGGCTGCTGGTGACCTGTTCTCCGGGGCGCCAGCAGCTCAACCAAGAGCTGCTGGTGGCGCGGAGAGGAAATTAAACCTAGGCCACCAGCAGCCCTTGGTTCacccagccacgtctgtctgctCCCCTTCCCCCCCGAATGAGTCCCATTCGCgggggagaggggcagacagaTGTGGCTGGGTGAACCAAGGGCTGTTGGTGCCCCGGAAGACCGAACAGGGGGGGAATCGCTGGAACGGCGGAAGGGCTTGCTTACCTAGCAGGGCGGGAATTTTCCTCCCAGCGGTCCGGTGACAGCGCACCAGGCTGGCCTTGCGGATCAGTCGGCTTTCCTTCGCCTGCTTGGTCCGTACCTCGTGCACGATGACATGCCGGCGTATGCCGCGAATGAGGGCTCTGACCTCCCGTCGAATCAGAACCAGAGCTGTGCTGGAGAGCCGACAGGCGGCCGGCGGCGTTTCCGATAAGTAGTCGAGGAATTGGGCCATGTTCTTCAGATAGTGCTGCCTGGTGGGCTTGGCCATCCGCGTCTGACCTAGCAGGGCGGCCCACGCTCTGATTCGGGCTGGTTGGTTGaggaaaaggaagttccctggcTCCGCGGTGCCCCTGGCCATGTAACCAAGGAAGGCTTTGATTCTCCCCAGCTTCGAAGTGACGTTGTTCCGCAGGCGGGGGGTGGGCTCGCTGACTAGTTGGTACCCTTCGAACTCCCCCAAGAGAAGGTCTGTGGAACGAGCACAACCAAGAGTCAACTTCCCCGAAGACACACACCCAGCAGAGTGACAGTGACGTGCCTGAAATATACTCAACTCAGCGCTGGGACGTGATCCGGGAACGGCTAGGCAGTGGTTTCCAAAGCCTCCGGAGGCTCGGGGGGCGTCGGACCTCCGGCCGCCCCTCGCCCGGGAGTCGGTGGTGCAGGAGGCGACCTGGTTCTCCTggccctcttcctcctccttctccccccTTCGCCCTTTCTTAGCTCCCGGTAGAGGCGTGTGATCTGGAGCAGGGTGGACCGCATCTTGGTAACCTGTTTCCCCAGGTCCGTGAGCTGAGCCTGTATGCGCTCGGTGTCGCGCCTGCAGCCGCGGGCGGCGTACGGGCGGCCGGCCTCTGGGCCCTCCGAGTCCCGCTCCCCCTCGGAGGACGATGCTAGCTGGGACACGACGGGGATTGCAGGCTGGGTGGACCGCAGCCACTGCAACTCCCGAGCTACTTTCCGGCGTTTCGTCCTTCCCATAGCCTCTTTCCTTCCCGAGGTCGAGAGCTCTGCGTGCTGCCTCAAGTGCCTGTCTAGGCGGGCTGGCGTCCGGCGACAGCCCGGGACCGGGCACGGTGTCTTCCGCGTGTCCACGCGGCCGGCGGCCAGCGCGAGCAGCAGCCGCTTCTCGTCCGAGTTGGTCACCTTGTGAACGGCCGTCAGGTGAGGTGCAAGCCGGCTGTAGACGTTGAAGCATAGGGCACATTCAGCCATGACCGTGCTAGAGCCAATGCAGAGGGGGAAAGGGGCCCACACGCCATGTGCGGCGGTTGATAAGCGGCCGGAGGCGGCGTCCACTTCCGCGTCATGACGTTGGTGGACCCGTATTTCTTAAAGGGGAAGGACACCCCCACGCACCAGGAGGTGTAAGCCAATGCCCTACGGAGATCCATTCGGTTCAAGCCTTCTTTTGTTACGACTCTCAAGTAGGGGGGAGAGGggtgtccacctcactcccttcccCCCTTTTCAAAGGAACCAGAGGGGGGGGTGTCCCGTTAAACAATGCACCCCACCGCCCCTTCATCGTTGCCCCGGTCAGCGGTTCGACACCTCTCTCTCTTGTTACGACTCGAGTTGGGGAAGGGGTGTCCCACCTCACTCCCTATCCCCCCTTCATTGCTGTTCTGGCCAGCGGGAGCTGTTCCACAGTCTTTCTCGTTCAATTTTTCCACCCCAAAATGGGGATTGTTTGAGCCCCATCGAACATGCGccgttttttgggggggggaacATCTCCACACGCACCAGCcgcgggagcttttgtgacctgcTACAACCAACATGGATACGCACTAACCATCGAAAGGGGGCTCCAGACAGCCCGTAATCCCGGCACCACTGACCCTGGCACGTTTCACCTCGCCGGAGTCCACTAGCTCCCCCCCCCCAACCAACCACCCTCACTCCCCCCGGGAGCAGGGTAGGCGGGGTGGGGGTCAGCCGGGAGCCAGCAAGGATAAACCCAGGGGGTGGGCGGCATTGCGGGCGGACGGACGGGATGCAGACGCACACACTCGGGCGGGGGTAGAATCGAAGCCTGGGGGCTCGATTCACCATGCCGGGTGACTCGACCGAACCCACCGAACATCCCCCAGCCCTCGCAGGGCGAGGGGCGGGGGCACGGGCTGAGTATCGGCGCGGGGGAAACAGAGTCCAGGGGGGCGGGCTGGCGGGCGGGCTGAGCAGCAGACAAGCTCTGGGTCATTTAGCCAGACGGGCCATCTGGGTCCTTACCCACAGATCGGGGCGGGAAGGGGGGGTGCTGTGTGCGGAGGGACACCCCCACGCCTCCCTGATAGAGCGCCCAGGACGGGGAGGATCTGCCACACCCATATAGGCCGACCCCATTGGTGCTTTGGGGGGCCTGGGTGGGGGCCTAGCCCCTGGGGCGCCACACTAGCTCCTATCGATCAGTCACCGTGGGGTCTGGCGACTGGACTGTCAGAGACTAAGTCCATAAATCTTCGCCTTCCCCGAAACCCTGATGGCAGGTCAGAGATTGTGGGTGTCGGGCAAAAACCtccaggcgcgggacgtcccgacAAGTAGGCCGGGAAGGGTGGTCTCCCGTCGGGCATGGTTTGGTGGGCTCGGGTCTGGGTCTAACCAACGCCCCGGTGAGCGCCAGGCATAACGTTTTCCTGTTGGACCTTTGCGCTAGATGCGTAAAGAtgtgccgctggtgaaccattgatggagccgctggtgaaccattgatggggcctctgacatccagcggtggggggggcctgtACACTGCGCGcactgcccgaggtacacacaccctCCTTGGGGGACGAGCCCAGctcctctccctggcctggggcctctgacatccagcggtggggggggcctgtgccctgcgcgcactgcccgaggtacacacaccctCCTTGGGGGGCGAGCCCAGctcctctccctggcctggggcctctggcatccagcggtggggggggctgTGCCCGGCGCGCaatgcccgaggtacacacactcTCCGGGGGCAAGCGCTGGTTCCAAAGGACCCTCTAGATTTGCACCTAATCACCAGCAGTGCCCGGGCACCCCACTATTAAGCCCGGGGACACTAACTCCTCCAAACCGCACGGATAAGACAGACGTGCTGCTGGTGACCCAACTGGCCAAGACGTACCGCTGGTGGCCCAATCGGTCTTCGGGTTTGTGAATGGGTCACCACCGGCCTTGGGCTCGTGTATGGGGCACCAGCCGCACGTCGTTCTAGCCTCCGTCAGCGATGGGGTCTTATGTTTGCTGCGGGGTGACGGACGCTGGGAGACAGGTTAGCAGCTCAGCCATAGACCCTTGACTCCCGTGGACCCCCTGACTCCCATGGTGTTCAGCCCACTGGCCTTGCCcgtgtttgaacgcttgttttagggcagctttgctggccaatgaGGCCTGagtccttggtaggaccagggcagcagcgcccacttggtttgcccgggtttgaacgcttgttttggggcagctttgctggccaatgaggcctgggtccttggtaggaccagggcagcagcgcgcacttggtttgcccgggtttgaacgcttgttttggggcagctttgctggccattgaggcctgggtccttggtaggaccagggcagcagcgcgcacttggtttgcccggatttgaacgcttgttttgggcagctttgctggccattgaggcctgggtccttggtaggaccagggcagcagcgcgcacttggtttgcccgggtttgaacgcttgttttggggcagctttgctggccaatgaggcctgggtccttggtaggaccagggcagcagcgcccacttggtttgcccaggtttgaacgcttgttttggggcagttttgctggccattgaggcctgggtccttggtaggaccagggcagcagcgcgcacttggtttgcccggatttgaacgcttgttttggggcagctttgctggccaatgaGGCCTGGGTtcttggtaggaccagggcagcagcgcccacttggtttgcccgggtttgaacgcttgttttggggcagctttgctggccaatgaggcctgggtccttggtaggaccagggcagcagcgcgcacttggtttgcccggatttgaacgcttgttttggggcagctttgctggccaatgaggcctgggtccttggtaggaccagggcagcagcgcgcacttggtttgcccggatttgaacgcttgttttggggcagctttgctggccaatgaggcctgggtccttggtaggaccagggcagcagcgcgcacttggtttgcccggatttgaacgcttgttttggggcagctttgctggccaatgaggcctgggtccttggtaggaccagggcagcagcgcccacttggtttgcccgggtttgaacgcttgttttggggcagctttgctggccattgaggcctgggtccttggtaggaccagggcagcagtgcccacttggtttgcccgggtttgaacgcttgttttggggcaacgGGCCCCTCTTTAGACCCCTGGTTCGTTCAACCGCTAATTCGAAAATTGCACTAAGTCCTTCATATGTGTCTGTTATCGAAAactcgacggcaggtcagcgaaacccAGGGGTGCGCTACCCCCCCTCCAGGCGCGGGTCATGCCGGGGAGAGTGGTCTCTatccgggcatggcttggtgggctcTCCCCCTGGTCTAACCAACGCCCCCGGTGAGCGCACTTAGGTCTCAGCTGGTGCGTAAATggtgccgctggtgaaccattggCCTCCGAGGCTTCATGTCACGTGTTCTCTGCCCAATACACCCTCACTTATCCCGGGCAAGCACTGATCACCAAAGACCCCCCCCTTGTCTCTCTCTGACCCATCGCTTACCGTTGGTGACCCAAATAGGCCTTTGCGCGCGGTGGCCTGCCATGGACCCCTGACTCCCATGGTGTTCAGCCCACTGGCCTTGCCcgtgtttgaacgcttgttttggggcagctttgctggccaatgaggcctgggtccttggtaggaccagggcagcagcgcccacttggtttgcccgggtttgaacgcttgttttggggcagctttgctggccattgaggcctgggtccttggtaggaccagggcagcagcgcgcacttggtttgcccgggtttgaacgcttgttttagggcagctttgctggccaatgaggcctgggtccttggtaggaccagggcagcagcgcgcacttggtttgcccgggtttgaacgcttgttttggggcagctttgctggccattgaggcctgggtccttggtaggaccagggcagcagcgcgcacttggtttgcccggatttgaacgcttgttttggggcagctttgctggccattgaggcctgggtccttggtaggaccagggcagcagcgcccacttggtttgctgggatttgaacgcttgttttggggcagctttgctggccaatgaggcctgggtccttggtaggaccagggcagcagcgtccacttggtttgcccgggtttgaacgcttgttttggggcaacgGGCCCCTCTTTAGACCCCTGGTTCGTTCAACCACTAAATCGAAAATTGCACTAAGTCCTTCATATGTGTCTGTTATCGAAAactcgacggcaggtcagcgaaacccAGCGACGCGCTACCCCCCCTCCAGGCGCGGGTCATGCCGGGGAGAGTGGTCTCTatccgggcatggcttggtgggctcTCCCCCCTGGTCTAACCAACGCCCCCGGTGAGCTCATCCATAGCGTTTGCCAGCGGTCGTTCCAAAGACCCCCCCtcctagagacccaccatcccccaa
The DNA window shown above is from Danio rerio strain Tuebingen ecotype United States chromosome 25, GRCz12tu, whole genome shotgun sequence and carries:
- the LOC137489364 gene encoding uncharacterized protein, yielding MCPMLQRLQPACTSPDGRSQGDQLGREAAAARAGRRPRGHAEDTVPGPGLSPDASPPRQALEAARRALDLGKERGYGKDETPESSSGVAVAAVHPACNPRRVPASIVLRGGAGLGGPRGRPPVRRPRLQARHRAHTGSAHGPGETGYQDAVHPAPDHTPLPGAKKGRRGEKEEEEGQENQVASCTTDSRARGGRRSDAPRASGGFGNHCLAVPGSRPSAELSIFQARHCHSAGCVSSGKLTLGCARSTDLLLGEFEGYQLVSEPTPRLRNNVTSKLGRIKAFLGYMARGTAEPGNFLFLNQPARIRAWAALLGQTRMAKPTRQHYLKNMAQFLDYLSETPPAACRLSSTALVLIRREVRALIRGIRRHVIVHEVRTKQAKESRLIRKASLVRCHRTAGRKIPALLDSLESNPSTRQQWRFYGFLTGYLTSISGHRCGVFQNLTIQEVEEASRSPDESAYVINITTHKTNRAFGAAQLSLNREEYSWFCRFLALRAGLPGGSQATYFFFTSRASPCRTLNKYFQSAWVSMGLPGKPTFTDVQTAIATHAKNAHSSEDRRKVAQFMCHDTSTSDKFYALHLGPLQARERRRLFERVLVEEEEEDGEAAGTESPPRKGRKRTETPVSPLEGTSRRTLPWRPARGKSQGARPLEQTEDSESS